One Coccinella septempunctata chromosome X, icCocSept1.1, whole genome shotgun sequence genomic window carries:
- the LOC123322341 gene encoding uncharacterized protein LOC123322341 translates to MHITAFDVVNEASDTAPGVGTAPGGRPAQDLAEEGEASGASPRTGTTRPSNPRGNTQGLSLDPTEDEESEPADPAHSQRRGRQRWTRDMNLSLINAYFQVTEGETKTRKYVAKLAEKWFELHPDKPFSGKHLVAQVRNIKIRKLLAPDELNAIKAETLIQSPANRLRNIRKSIQATTNTPRRELNMEEQETQTEPQQNESSLQILEVYEEINIKWRGLPLEKRPKIQKIQLNTAAKNSIRAIDSALREIIQNAMDFEDLCHKVYCAAITANLIVQTEKKGGEQNQQPRKPPWEERLEKRIASLRKEISIIHLYMNNEKVSNRVHRKLGEYIRKIKLKERDAHYKTKLRTHLEKLKQKIAALGNRLRRYHKRTQRYQQNNQFTNNQKMFFRKIDQKNNGKNEKPPNPKKMKEHWSSLWSAEKEHNRTAPWIEIERKAQQHLQEMPKVTVSENDVKETTRRMKNWVSPGIDGIHNYWFKALTSAHKAMARLIEEALENPEIIPSYFTKGKTFMVPKKGDLAQPENYRPITCLPSAYKILTSTLAHKISTHLKSNNIMAWEQNGCKSKSRGSKELLVIDRAITKQAKKKNKNIAVAWIDYQKAYDSVPHSWLIEILEIYKIERRVINTLKFLMNTWRTTLSVSEGKETYETSEILIRRGIFQGDGLSPPWFCLALNILSSMLNRSAYGYAIDARTKLTHLFYMDDLKLYARGRTQLEGELELVRSFSEDIGMTLGLEKCATITVKRGKMVEEENMRLRDGREINNLSTEETYKYLGIQQSFEIRQTENKEQAKTELLRRVKLILKTQLSSKNKIMAINIWAIPSFTYTVGTLAWSKTDLQLIDRKIRTTLTQFGLLHPNSAVERIYLPRKEGGRGLCSIEDTCKQEKINIKNYFNNTNLPIHQWVAAQESMTQETNDDEQDRENHAEQLRQSWQSKQLHGRFYANLHQEDVDIAASNTYLTQGYLFPQTEGTIFAIQDQVIPTRNYSKHIMKQQVENTKCRLCNNAEETTQHLLAGCSAVASTRYLTRHDNMGKVVHQLMCLKKNLIQHFTPHHLYVPEAVVENDEAKIYWDLTILTDLGAEHNRPDMVVMNKKTKTATIIDFAVPLDQNMGKTYAEKIRKYEMLARQIRDMWRLKKVEIIPLIISANGLVLKRTVQHLKELELHPNTISWMQKAVLLGTVNIIRQVIFPH, encoded by the coding sequence CTTTCGATGTAGTAAATGAAGCCTCGGATACCGCCCCCGGAGTGGGGACTGCTCCTGGGGGAAGACCGGCACAGGACCTAGCGGAGGAAGGTGAAGCAAGTGGCGCCTCCCCGCGAACCGGAACCACAAGGCCAAGCAACCCAAGAGGAAACACGCAGGGTCTTAGCTTGGATCCGACCGAGGACGAGGAATCTGAACCGGCGGATCCCGCTCATTCCCAGAGGAGGGGAAGGCAGCGTTGGACCAGAGACATGAATCTGAGTCTTATCAACGCCTATTTCCAAGTTACAGAAGGAGAGACCAAGACCCGAAAATACGTCGCAAAACTGGCAGAAAAATGGTTCGAGTTACATCCAGATAAACCATTCAGTGGAAAACATCTGGTGGCACAAGTGAGAAACATTAAGATCAGAAAACTACTGGCTCCTGACGAGCTTAATGCTATCAAAGCCGAAACATTAATCCAGTCTCCAGCAAACAGACTGAGAAACATAAGGAAAAGCATACAGGCAACAACTAACACACCGCGTCGAGAACTGAACATGGAGGAACAGGAAACACAAACAGAGCCACAACAGAATGAATCCTCCCTTCAGATACTGGAGGTATATGAAGAAATAAACATAAAATGGAGGGGATTACCGCTGGAGAAAAGACCGAAAATCCAGAAAATTCAACTAAATACTGCAGCCAAGAACTCCATCAGAGCGATCGACTCGGCCTTGAGAGAAATCATCCAAAACGCAATGGACTTTGAAGACCTGTGTCATAAGGTTTATTGTGCAGCTATCACCGCGAACCTTATTGtacaaacagaaaaaaagggAGGAGAGCAGAACCAACAACCCCGGAAACCACCATGGGAGGAGCGCCTGGAAAAACGAATAGCATCACTCAGAAAGGAGATAAGCATTATTCATCTTTACATGAATAATGAAAAAGTGAGCAATAGGGTACATAGGAAACTGGGGGAGTACATAAGAAAAATTAAGTTGAAGGAACGGGATGCACACTATAAAACTAAATTACGGACGCACCTCGAAAAACTCAAGCAAAAAATTGCTGCTTTAGGAAATCGCCTGAGGAGGTATCATAAGAGGACCCAGAGATATCAACAAAACAACCAGTTCACCAACaatcaaaaaatgttcttcAGGAAAATAGATCAAAAAAACaatggaaaaaatgaaaaaccccCAAACCCGAAAAAAATGAAAGAGCACTGGTCTTCCTTATGGTCAGCAGAAAAGGAACACAACCGGACGGCCCCATGGATTGAAATCGAAAGGAAGGCACAACAACATTTACAAGAGATGCCCAAAGTGACGGTGAGCGAGAACGATGTCAAAGAAACAACCAGAAGGATGAAGAACTGGGTGTCCCCTGGCATAGATGGAATCCACAATTACTGGTTCAAAGCTTTAACATCTGCTCACAAGGCTATGGCGCGACTTATAGAGGAAGCATTAGAAAACCCTGAGATCATCCCATCTTACTTTACAAAGGGGAAAACTTTCATGGTGCCAAAGAAGGGAGACTTAGCACAACCTGAAAATTATAGGCCTATCACATGCCTACCTTCTGCCTATAAGATATTAACATCCACGCTGGCCCACAAAATTAGCACACACCTCAAAAGCAACAACATAATGGCCTGGGAGCAGAATGGTTGCAAAAGCAAGAGTCGGGGCAGCAAAGAACTCCTGGTTATAGACAGAGCAATCACGAAACAGGCaaagaagaaaaacaaaaacataGCCGTCGCCTGGATAGACTACCAAAAGGCATATGACTCTGTCCCACACTCGTGGCTGATCGAAATATTGGAAATCTACAAGATAGAAAGGAGGGTGATAAACACGCTAAAATTCTTGATGAACACATGGAGGACAACTTTATCAGTGAGCGAAGGTAAAGAGACCTACGAAACATCTGAAATATTAATCAGAAGAGGCATCTTTCAGGGGGATGGACTGAGCCCGCCCTGGTTCTGCTTGGCGCTCAATATTCTAAGTAGTATGCTCAATAGATCAGCATACGGATACGCCATCGATGCCCGAACAAAACTGACGCACCTTTTCTATATGGACGACTTGAAGCTCTACGCAAGGGGACGAACACAGCTGGAGGGGGAGTTGGAACTGGTTAGGAGCTTTAGTGAGGACATAGGTATGACACTAGGGCTAGAAAAATGCGCGACTATAACAGTTAAAAGAGGGAAGATGGTGGAAGAGGAGAACATGAGGCTAAGGGATGGTAGAGAAATAAATAATCTAAGCACTGAGGAAACATATAAATATTTGGGTATACAACAATCATTTGAAATCAGACAAACAGAGAATAAAGAACAAGCAAAAACAGAATTACTTAGGAGGGTAAAATTAATCTTGAAAACACAGCTGTCctctaaaaacaaaataatggcCATAAACATCTGGGCTATTCCGTCGTTCACGTACACAGTAGGAACACTCGCTTGGTCTAAAACGGACCTGCAACTAATAGATAGGAAAATAAGAACCACATTGACCCAGTTCGGCCTACTGCACCCTAACTCTGCTGTTGAAAGAATATACTTACCCAGAAAAGAGGGAGGTCGAGGCTTGTGTTCCATCGAAGATACCTgtaaacaagaaaaaattaatatcaaaaattatttcaataacaCAAACTTACCAATACATCAATGGGTAGCAGCACAGGAAAGTATGACACAGGAAACGAACGATGATGAACAGGATAGAGAAAACCATGCAGAACAACTCAGACAAAGCTGGCAAAGTAAACAACTGCACGGCAGGTTCTACGCAAACCTGCACCAGGAAGACGTAGACATAGCAGCCTCCAATACCTACCTGACTCAAGGTTACCTCTTTCCACAAACAGAAGGAACGATCTTCGCTATTCAGGACCAAGTTATACCAACCCGAAATTACAGTAAACACATCATGAAACAACAAGTAGAAAACACCAAATGTCGACTGTGCAATAACGCTGAGGAAACCACACAACATCTACTAGCAGGATGCTCAGCAGTAGCCAGCACAAGATACCTTACACGACATGATAACATGGGAAAGGTGGTACATCAACTCATGTGCCTGAAAAAGAACCTCATACAACACTTCACGCCGCACCATCTCTATGTTCCGGAAGCAGTTGTGGAAAACGACGAAGCGAAGATATACTGGGACCTCACGATACTGACTGATCTGGGAGCGGAGCACAATAGGCCGGATATGGTGGTGAtgaataaaaaaactaaaaCGGCAACAATTATCGACTTTGCGGTACCACTAGACCAGAATATGGGAAAGACCTATGCGGAAAAGATAAGGAAATATGAAATGTTGGCAAGGCAGATAAGAGATATGTGGAGgctaaaaaaagttgaaataataCCATTGATTATAAGTGCCAATGGACTTGTGCTTAAAAGAACCGTTCAACATCTGAAAGAATTAGAACTGCACCCTAATACTATCTcatggatgcagaaggcggtattGTTGGGGACAGTCAATATCATCCGACAGGTCATCTTTCCTCACTAA